ACTTTCGAAAGCTACATGCTGCCTAGGTGAGTAGGGACGAAGCCTAAGATTTCAATCAGAATGAACTCCAGAAGGGCTTCATGGGAACACAACCTTCCCCCAAACTGTCCCCCCTCAGTTAGCCTACTACTAAACTAAACGTTCAAGGTGCGCAGTGCGGTTCTGGTCGTCAACCGCGCTCCCTATCTGTCCCCCTCTTTCACGTTGTCCTGGGTTTTGAATACGTACTGATATGCAGCCTGCAAGCATGGAGCCTACGCAAGTGTGCGTGGCTGTAGTTTCCTTGTTTGTTCTCTTTGTTAACTGGATGTTTGTTTTGTTGCGGTAACTAAACAGAGTAGAAGCTGTGATAAATATGGGAACCTACCTGAGTCTTTGTTTCCCTACCATCAGAACTTTGTGCGGGTACAAGACTTGGCTGTGCTGGATGATTCAACCCCAACAACAATGGAAGCGCTTGTGTTGATACGGTATTCCGTGGACGCAACAGAGCATCTAAGAATTGAGACACTTGCATATTAGTACGTCAAAGATCATAGACGAGGGACATGCGACGGCTCACTGTTTGAAGCTGGGGCTGAGACAGTGGTATAGCCGTAGAGGGAAGCAAAGGCGTAGATGTGAGGGACTGGCAAGCACGAAAGAAAGCACGCTGTTTGGCGCTCGCCGCTGAATGATTGAGCTGCCCTCAAACTTGGGAAAACAACTCCACTGAGAATGTGGATGCGTCTCGGTGATGACAGGCGGCTGCCGCTTGCCTATTCGCTGCTTGTGCCAGCCCAAGAGAAACGGGATGACCGCACCAAGATGGCAAAGGCGGAGAGCCCGCCTGGATTTGGTGCGGCCTCTTCAGAGGGCCCGCAAGAAGAGCTGGACTCATCAGGCATCAAACAGTCCCAGGCAGGCAGACCGATAACTCCAACGAAGGGTACGGATACCCTGAAGCAGATCCTGATGATGCTGACTATTTTAGTAATTAAAAGCTGGGAAATGGCCAAAGCAGAAGTCAAggacgccgacgaggaccaGGGCGCCCACGAGCCTCTCCGTAAACCCTCTTACGCCAGTACAGGCATCGCAGACTCCGGATCTCGCGCATTTGACCCCAGATCAGGCTTCTTTTCATGATGATGCGCCTTTAGACCCCTTAACGCCAGTACGTGCGTCTCAGGGGGCCCACCCCTGCGCCGCTTGACATGGACGAGGCTCTGTATCGAGGTGACGGCATGCCTATAAGGGTTGCTACGCTCAACCACGACAGTATTCCTGGGACATATGACGCGTCTCTCCAAAAACGGCTACCGCAGAGAACGCCCCGAGAGTAAGACTATGAAGGGAGCAGTCGCGGGTCAGAAGACGCCGAGGCCCATGTATTGTCTGAGGGTGCTTCTCAACCGCCATTAGGAGCCCGGGTGTCGCATTTTCGGCCTCGGGGTCCGACAACGCGCTGCCGCGCCCGTCCGAGAGACATACACGGATTGATCTAAGACGACGATGGTGGCAGTAGCGACGCGGGTAGCGAGTCCCAAGGAAGTGAATCTTGTCTTGATCGAGCGAATTTGCGGCGTGATCAGGAGCTATTCCTTAAACCAGGACTTTTCCGTTCTCATTTAACTTGAGAGTTGCGCCGCTCAGGGACAGTGACAAGGTTCAGGGCCGGCCCGAGAGCGCACGAGCCAATTCTTATGTGTATCAATAGCACACTCCGGCCCGCGGGTTTCCTCAAGATCTCTTGGCGATTCGTGTCATACGTCACCAGTGTCACAGCAATATTATGAGCTATTACATTTTATAGAGCCAACTTACAAcccagaaccagaacctaATGTCCCCTGTATGCCCCATCATACCCTGCCGCAACCCGATCGTCAaccctcttcatctcttgTACCCTCTCATAATCAGCAGGCAACTCAACGAGACTCTCCTCAGGCATCTCATATCTCGCCTCGTTATTACGTATCCCCGCAGCTTCATCCATCTTTGGCAGCGAAGGCTTTTTGTTGTTCTTCCTTCGTCGTATCAGCAGCCAAGCGAGAAGCCCGATTGCTCCAAGCCCGCCGATGACAGCTCCGACCGCGATCCCGGCCTTGGCGCCGGTGCTAAGGGAGCCTGTCGACGAGTCTGTCGACGAGTTTGCAGACGAGGCTGTAGACGAGGTTGCTGacgaggttgttgacgaggttgTCGAATCGCAGGAACCGAAGTCGGCTTGGCAGCCCGTTCCACAGTAGCCTAGAGAGTCGAGTCAGCGTTGTTGGATTAGATACGTCCCTTGGGCGAGTTCACTTACTCGAGTTCCCGCCGCAGTACCCCAATCCCGAACAGCAATCACCAAACTCGCTACCTTTGCAGACAGCGTCGATATCCGAATTAGATCCGCAGTTTCCGTCAATAGAAATAGCACCAAGGCTCGTAGATGACGCCgccgtcgaggttgaagtcTTATCAGTTGCTGCGGTGGTCGTGGAggtctcgtcctcgtcaaccGATGAACAAGTACCGAACTCGCTCTGGCACCTGTTCAAATCCCAATGTCAGCGGCATCTAGAAGAGGTTTGAGGAGCCGATGGAGCAAATCCAGCTCTTTTCGGACTAAGACTGCACTCACCCGTCACCACAATAGGTCACATTCTTGCCACAGTACCCCAATGAAGAGCAGCAGTCTCCATACGTGCTCCCTTGACATGTGATGTTGCTTGTGGAAGTCGCACCACATGATCCTGAGGTACTAACAAGCTGCCCATCAGGCATTGACGAGCAGGTGCCAAACGCATCTTGGCAGCCCTCGGCGCAGTATGCTGAAGTCTTACCGCAGAACCCTTTAGAAGAGCAGCAGTTACCGAAGGTGGAGGTGAGGCATGTCGCGTTAGTCTCGGAATTAGAACCACAGTTGCCGTCTCTGCTAGTGGGGTTTGAGCGCGGTaggagaagagaggatgaGCTGGGAACTGTCAGGGGTAATTCGAGCAGGGGATCAGTGACCTTACAGTTCAAAGTCGTGGAGGAACGATGCCAAGACTGGGGAGAATATCCACAGAAAACACACCAGGGAAAACTCCATGGCGACAAGTCGCTTGTTTGGTTCTGGGAAACGACGCAGGCAAAGGCCTAAAGACGTTCGTtgcaagatcctcctcgatcCTAGCGGGGCACAATGCCTTTATGAGGGATCACCCTTCAAAACGACCCTAGCAGAAGCGCCGAGGTTAGTCTGATCGTCCTGCTCCACTCCAACCCGTCCCTAGCTCCAAGCCTCAAGGGAACATAAGCGAGGGGTTGAGACTAAGACAGCCGACCTGTCATTCTCGCTGCGGCCCGATAACGCGTCCATCCGGCACCTACTTGCAATTAGCACCTCGATGTCTACAAATGAATAGCTTTCATGAATCTTCCAAGGCGATATGCCAGCTTCAACTCATAAGATAGCTAGCAGGAAGCCCAAATGATGTTGCAACGCTGACAGTCGCACCATGCTTTGTCTACCTTGCCTTGTGGAGCTGACCAAGTTGACAACGAATAAATGGTCCtatttttaacctttaagaATGGAGACTCGTGTAAGcgccgaggttgaggttAATTAGCCGAGATTCAGGAGGCTGACGGACCACCTTTTACCATCTCCACTATCCTCAGGGGGGCACTGCAAGAAACCAATTATATCGCAGGTCAGGATTCAGCTACTACCTCTTCGGGGTTGGTGTGTGCTTACGGTGTGGAGAGATCATTAAGGCTGAGTCTGGAGCTCTTTAACCACCAATCAAAGCAAGTGACATATGCCTGTTTTTGCATCTCAAGCATGGTTTGAGCGCTTCCAGCACGGCAGTGTTTTCTTTCTCGGTAACGATCGCCCTGCCCGTTTCTTTTGGTCCGGCTCACTAAGTAACCAGGCTGGCGGCAAATGGAAAAAATTGACGTCTTTGTGCCAGTGTTATTTTAAATGTGGAAATGAACATGAACAGGGCTTAGCTTTCAGACGCTCAAATGTCGCCGACGTAGTGACTGGGGTTAAGCGGAATGGGACTTATAATAAGCCCAAGAAGATTGAAATTCGTGACTTGCACTCGGGTCTTCTGGCATCGTTCCAAGTATATTCGGCCATGTTGGCTTCCTTCACTTCTATCGTCGGCCGTCTGGCCCTGATTCTCGGCCTTTTACTCAACCTTGTCCTCGCTCAGTGCGGTCCTGACAATGATGGAGCCCGCTGCCCTTTGAACACTTGTTGTTCCTCATCGGGATACTGCGGAACATCGGATATCTACTGCGGAGACGGCTGTCAGTCAGCGTTCGGGAGCTGCTCTGAACCTACAGTTCCTTCTTGCTCTACCGGCCGTAGTTCTTGCTATACCGGTGGTAAGTCGGCGACCAACGGCCGCCGCGTTGGATACTGGCGAGTAAAGCAGGCATGGGACCGGTCTTGCAATGTCGTTCTTCCCTCCCAGATCCAGACCAAAGGGTTAACCCATCTGATCTTGGCGTTTGCCCATTTCGACTCGAAGAGTTTCGCAGTGGGCGCTGAAGACCCCAAAGACGTCCCCTATTATACGCAGTTCACCGCTCTGCAGAGCAGCTCACTGCAAACGTGGATTAGCATAGGTGGCGGCAGTTTCTCTTCCGACTCTTGGTCTTCCATGGTGGCCTCATCGAGCTCCCGATCCgccttcatctcgtctctcAAGTCCTTCATGGAGACCAACTCCTTCCAAGGTGTTGACCTGGACTGGGAATTTCCAAAAGCTTCAACCGCCGATGGAGATAACTTTGTCTCCCTCGTCCGAGAGCTCCGAGCCGCCTTCGGAAACGATTATGGCATTtcagtgccagtgccatcGGACTGGGGTAGCCTCCAGGGCTTCAACCCTGCAGGTATGGGCAAATATGTCGACTTCTTCAACTACATGGCCTACGATTTGCATGGCTGGGGGGTTGATGCCGAGCCAACAAAGAATGTTGTCACCTACCAGGCCAGCATACTAGATATCGCCACCAATCTTATGCCGCTGTGGGCGAACCAGACCAATGCGTCGCAGATCAACCTTGGTATCCCCCTATACGGCCGCGGCTATaccctctcctcctctgatTGCAAAACCGCTGGCTGTGCTGCGTCAGGGCCCAGCGAACCGGGTTCTTGTCTCGCAGATCCGACAGGTGTCATGGTGCTAAGTGATGTCAAAACGGCCATATCGGCCAACGATGCCGCCGTTGAGCTTAACAGCACCGCCATGCAGAAGTATGCGACCTGGGGAAGTGATCAATGGATAGCCTATGACGACGGTGATACGTTGGCACTGAAGATGGCATGGGCCGATGGATTGTGCATGGGCGGCGCTATGTTCTGGACGCTCGATAACGATGGTGGTGCATGGGAGTAACACCGCCTACCGGGTGTAAGGACTTGTGGCATCTACCTAGTACAAAGGGTTTCACAGCATCTTCTAATAGTGTAATACTACCCCCGCTTTCCACGGCAGTAAATTAGAGTTAATTTTAAACATCGCTCTTCGCCACGAGGGGACAGGGATTCCGTGG
This genomic interval from Fusarium keratoplasticum isolate Fu6.1 chromosome 9, whole genome shotgun sequence contains the following:
- a CDS encoding Chitinase, whose product is MLASFTSIVGRLALILGLLLNLVLAQCGPDNDGARCPLNTCCSSSGYCGTSDIYCGDGCQSAFGSCSEPTVPSCSTGRSSCYTGGKSATNGRRVGYWRVKQAWDRSCNVVLPSQIQTKGLTHLILAFAHFDSKSFAVGAEDPKDVPYYTQFTALQSSSLQTWISIGGGSFSSDSWSSMVASSSSRSAFISSLKSFMETNSFQGVDLDWEFPKASTADGDNFVSLVRELRAAFGNDYGISVPVPSDWGSLQGFNPAGMGKYVDFFNYMAYDLHGWGVDAEPTKNVVTYQASILDIATNLMPLWANQTNASQINLGIPLYGRGYTLSSSDCKTAGCAASGPSEPGSCLADPTGVMVLSDVKTAISANDAAVELNSTAMQKYATWGSDQWIAYDDGDTLALKMAWADGLCMGGAMFWTLDNDGGAWE